In Gambusia affinis linkage group LG08, SWU_Gaff_1.0, whole genome shotgun sequence, a single window of DNA contains:
- the si:dkey-24l11.2 gene encoding uncharacterized protein si:dkey-24l11.2 has protein sequence MENEGEVKTDEKKAESFPQTQQLCRFFSQGRHCHFGKKCRFLHAREDGKGHEKKNFESPCQPDFTPPTSLDCGQLMGDNSPLTHNPKIAPGSVRPPCRYFLSGHCTMEDRCRFWHPPQLPQLDDPSAAAIQSKPTPRHRPVPHPGGLQEVKLCEMNEDMAKQLRDTEIKQLKKRFPKDQLIIQERSDGKLTYYRVSVEATDPDWPFDLKEVDIMVSFPDNYPLEIFTLEIPLDQNLPSVMAKHVQQASLEWLQAKHATNQLLGKVELLFRPFLRWLDRSLERLFTEGARQLKKDIDLEKAGLQFITYQELQISVTETSDPASGDEDARNSTEKTEDVESEEEEHQKPIQSDEGQLQEEDASHLVENIKISDPRRGTEVKLLGLRLGENTATVIAQQITVCLQCNRCKVTADLTLTGRTACSAQCEKCNAGINAAFRPCMIHHYSDVLGYLDLQNATASDLVLQDCDLTVGCLSCSQEIPVENVFYGQTKEFNCENCHSKLSILAESTRFQYIQPRSSSKAGPSAVGYKTIRDPAVQKGKPLPDKGTCKHYKQSHRWLRFPCCGRAYACDVCHDENQDHPMELATRMICGFCAKEQPYGNGKPCISCGSLMTRGTRTSHWEGGLGCRNKIKMSRNDRQKYTSTNKTVSRKAASEKK, from the exons ATGGAGAATGAGGGAGAAGTGAAAACTGACGAGAAAAAAGCTGAGTCATTTCCACAAACACAACAGCTGTGCCGCTTCTTCTCCCAAGGACGACACTGTCATTTTGGCAAGAAGTGTAGATTTCTGCATGCAAGAGAAGATGGAAAAggtcatgaaaagaaaaattttgaGTCACCCTGCCAGCCTGATTTTACTCCCCCAACCTCTCTGGACTGTGGTCAACTTATGGGAGACAATTCGCCACTTACCCACAACCCAAAGATTGCCCCAGGTTCCGTCCGCCCCCCTTGTCGCTACTTTCTCTCTGGACATTGCACCATGGAGGACAGATGTCGCTTCTGGCACCCGCCACAGTTACCTCAATTAGATGACCCCTCTGCTGCTGCTATTCAGAGTAAACCCACACCCCGCCATCGCCCGGTGCCCCATCCCGGTGGCCTGCAGGAGGTGAAGCTGTGCGAAATGAATGAGGACATGGCCAAGCAACTGCGAGACACAGAGATCAAGCAGCTGAAGAAGCGTTTCCCCAAAGATCAACTGATTATTCAGGAGAGAAGTGACGGCAAACTGACTTACTACAGGGTGTCTGTAGAGGCCACGGATCCAGACTGG CCTTTTGATCTCAAAGAAGTTGACATCATGGTTAGCTTCCCAGACAACTACCCCCTTGAG ATTTTCACATTAGAGATTCCACTGGACCAGAACTTACCTTCAGTCATGGCAAA GCATGTGCAGCAAGCGTCTTTGGAGTGGCTTCAGGCAAAGCATGCTACTAATCAGCTACTGGGAAAGGTGGAGCTACTCTTTCGTCCTTTTCTTCGCTGGCTGGATCGGAGCTTGGAGAGACTGTTCACCGAAGGAGCCAGACAG CTTAAGAAAGACATTGACTTAGAAAAAGCTGGCCTGCAGTTTATAACTTACCAGGAACTCCAGATTTCCGTGACTGAAACCTCTGACCCTGCTTCTGGTGATGAGGACGCCCGTAACTCGACTGAGAAGACAGAAGATGTGGAGTCCGAGGAAGAAGAGCACCAGAAACCCATACAGAGTGATGAAGGtcagctgcaggaggaagatgCGAGCCATCTGGTGGAGAACATCAAAATCAGCGATCCCCGCAGAGGCACCGAGGTCAAGCTGCTGGGCCTCAGACTGGGGGAAAACACTGCCACAGTTATTGCCCAACAGATTACCGTTTGTCTGCAGTGTAACAG GTGTAAGGTGACTGCAGATCTGACTCTTACTGGAAGGACAGCCTGCTCAGCTCAGTGCGAAAAGTGTAATGCGGGCATAAATGCTGCATTTAGGCCCTGCATGATCCACCATTACAGTGACGTCCTGGGATACCTGGACCTTCAAAACGCCACCGCCTCTGACCTTGTACTTCAGGACTGCGACCTAACTGTGGGATGCCTCAGCTGCTCTCAGGAGATCCCGGTGGAG aacgTATTCTATGGACAAACGAAGGAGTTCAATTGCGAGAACTGCCACAGCAAACTCAGCATCCTGGCTGAGAGCACGAGGTTCCAGTACATTCAGCCTCGCTCCTCCAGCAAAGCAG GTCCGAGTGCCGTCGGCTACAAAACAATTAGAGATCCGGCAGTCCAGAAGGGGAAGCCGCTGCCGGATAAAGGAACGTGTAAACATTACAAGCAGAGCCATCGCTGGCTCAG GTTTCCCTGCTGTGGTCGGGCTTATGCCTGTGATGTGTGCCATGACGAGAATCAGGACCATCCCATGGAACTCGCCACCAGGATGATCTGTGGATTTTGTGCCAAAGAGCAG CCGTACGGTAACGGTAAGCCTTGCATCAGCTGTGGGAGCTTGATGACAAGAGGCACGCGCACCAGCCACTGGGAGGGAGGGCTGGgatgtagaaataaaatcaaaatgagcaG AAATGATCGACAAAAATACACCAGCACCAACAAAACGGTTTCAAGGAAGGCGGCCAGCGAGAAGAAATGA